Proteins from a genomic interval of Nocardia sp. BMG51109:
- a CDS encoding VOC family protein — MDNIAIVVDDLAAATAYFAALGLELEGEATVEGSAVDRLVGLEGVRSDIAMMRTPDGHGRLELTKYQTPPTRDGDPRAPANTLGMHRIMFAVEDIDDILDRLRPHGAELLGELVQYENSYRLCYLRGPAGILVALAEQIE; from the coding sequence ATGGACAACATCGCCATCGTCGTCGACGACCTCGCGGCTGCTACGGCGTACTTCGCCGCACTCGGACTGGAACTGGAAGGTGAGGCGACAGTCGAGGGCAGCGCGGTGGATCGCCTCGTCGGCCTCGAGGGAGTCCGATCGGACATCGCGATGATGCGCACCCCGGACGGCCACGGACGGCTCGAGCTGACCAAGTACCAGACGCCGCCGACCCGAGACGGTGACCCGCGCGCTCCGGCGAACACGCTGGGTATGCACCGCATCATGTTCGCCGTCGAGGACATCGACGACATCCTCGACCGCTTGCGGCCACACGGAGCCGAACTCCTCGGCGAGCTGGTGCAGTACGAGAACAGCTACCGGCTCTGCTACCTCCGCGGCCCCGCAGGCATCCTCGTCGCGCTGGCCGAGCAGATCGAGTGA
- a CDS encoding CaiB/BaiF CoA-transferase family protein — protein sequence MASRQGPLAGIRVVELAGIGPGPHAALLLADLGADVVRVQRPGMLPGFMERPQWRGRTIVEANLKEQADIEKVLGLLERADVLLEGFRPGVTERMGLGPDEALARNPRLIYGRMTGWGQHGPMADRAGHDINYISLTGVLNAIGHKGERPVPPLNMVGDFGGGSMFLVFGVLAALVERQSSGKGQVIDSAMVDGALALSHMIWGMRGMGLWSDERGTNLLDTGMAFYDTYETSDGKYLAVGCIEPQFYAEFLKGLEVDPEGLPAQLDPNGQEQLKKLFAERIKTRTRDEWAAVFEGTDACVTPVLTFTEATENGHIAARESLVEIDGVVQHAPAPRFSRTPSGTPTPPPSEATPIDEVWADR from the coding sequence ATGGCTTCCAGGCAGGGCCCGCTGGCGGGCATCCGAGTTGTCGAGCTGGCCGGCATCGGCCCCGGTCCGCACGCGGCGCTGCTGCTCGCGGACCTGGGCGCGGACGTGGTGCGGGTGCAGCGGCCCGGCATGCTGCCGGGGTTCATGGAGCGCCCGCAGTGGCGCGGCCGCACCATCGTCGAGGCGAACCTGAAGGAGCAGGCCGATATCGAGAAGGTGCTCGGACTCCTCGAGAGGGCCGATGTCCTGCTCGAGGGCTTCCGGCCCGGCGTCACCGAGCGCATGGGCCTCGGCCCGGACGAGGCGCTGGCGCGCAACCCGCGGCTGATCTACGGCCGCATGACCGGCTGGGGCCAGCACGGCCCGATGGCCGACCGGGCCGGCCACGACATCAACTACATCTCGCTGACCGGCGTGCTGAATGCCATCGGCCACAAGGGCGAACGGCCGGTGCCGCCGCTGAACATGGTGGGCGACTTCGGCGGCGGCTCGATGTTCCTGGTGTTCGGGGTCCTCGCGGCGCTGGTGGAGCGGCAGAGCTCCGGCAAGGGACAGGTCATCGACTCCGCCATGGTCGACGGCGCGCTGGCGCTGTCGCACATGATCTGGGGTATGCGTGGCATGGGCCTGTGGTCGGACGAGCGCGGCACCAACCTGCTCGACACCGGCATGGCGTTCTACGACACCTACGAGACCTCCGACGGCAAGTACCTGGCCGTCGGCTGCATCGAGCCGCAGTTCTACGCCGAATTCCTGAAGGGCCTCGAGGTCGATCCGGAGGGCCTGCCCGCGCAGCTCGACCCGAACGGCCAGGAACAGCTGAAAAAGCTGTTCGCGGAGCGGATCAAGACCAGGACCCGGGACGAGTGGGCGGCCGTATTCGAGGGCACCGACGCCTGCGTCACCCCCGTCCTGACCTTCACCGAGGCCACCGAGAACGGCCACATCGCCGCCCGCGAATCGCTGGTGGAGATCGACGGCGTGGTCCAGCACGCCCCGGCCCCCCGCTTCTCCCGGACGCCCAGCGGCACCCCCACCCCGCCACCGTCCGAGGCGACCCCCATCGACGAGGTGTGGGCCGACCGCTGA
- the nrdF gene encoding class 1b ribonucleoside-diphosphate reductase subunit beta encodes MSTLVDRVHAINWNRLPDPQDAAVWDRLTGNFWLPERVPLSNDLHTWEQLTSTEQQLTTRVFTGLTLLDTAQATVGAVAMLADALTPHEEAVLTNIAFMESVHAKSYSSIFSTLCSTRQIDAAFDWSEDNPHLQRKAQIIVDYYRGDDALKRKAASVMLESFLFYSGFFLPMRWSARGKLTNTADLIRLIIRDEAVHGFYIGYKCRRGLAELTEAERRDHRDYTYELLHALYANEIDYAHDLYDEVGWTADVLPFMRFNANRALGNLGYEPAFAAEDCRVDPAILAALDPGAGENHDFFSGSGSSYVIGKQQQTEDADWDF; translated from the coding sequence ATGAGCACACTCGTCGACCGCGTGCACGCGATCAACTGGAACCGCCTGCCCGATCCCCAGGACGCCGCGGTCTGGGACCGGCTGACCGGGAACTTCTGGTTGCCCGAACGGGTGCCGCTGTCCAACGACCTGCACACCTGGGAACAGCTCACCTCGACCGAACAACAGCTCACCACAAGGGTTTTCACCGGCCTCACGCTGCTGGACACCGCGCAGGCCACCGTCGGCGCGGTGGCGATGCTCGCCGACGCGCTCACCCCGCACGAGGAGGCCGTGCTGACCAATATCGCCTTCATGGAGTCGGTGCACGCCAAGTCCTACAGCTCGATCTTCTCCACGCTGTGCTCGACCCGCCAGATCGATGCGGCGTTCGACTGGTCGGAGGACAATCCGCACCTGCAGCGCAAGGCGCAGATCATCGTCGACTACTACCGCGGCGACGACGCGCTGAAGCGCAAGGCCGCCTCGGTGATGCTGGAGTCGTTCCTGTTCTACTCCGGCTTCTTCCTGCCGATGCGGTGGTCGGCGCGCGGAAAGCTCACCAACACGGCCGATCTCATCCGGCTCATCATCAGAGACGAAGCAGTGCACGGCTTCTACATCGGCTACAAATGCCGGCGCGGCCTGGCCGAGCTGACCGAGGCGGAGCGCCGGGACCACCGCGACTACACCTACGAACTGCTGCACGCCCTGTACGCCAACGAGATCGACTACGCCCACGACCTGTACGACGAGGTCGGCTGGACGGCCGACGTGCTGCCGTTCATGCGGTTCAACGCCAACCGGGCACTCGGCAATCTGGGCTACGAGCCCGCCTTCGCCGCCGAGGACTGCCGGGTCGATCCCGCGATTCTCGCCGCGCTCGATCCGGGCGCGGGCGAGAACCACGACTTCTTCTCGGGCTCCGGCAGTTCCTACGTCATCGGCAAGCAGCAGCAGACCGAGGACGCCGACTGGGACTTCTGA
- a CDS encoding amidohydrolase produces MFDAHLHIIDPRYPLVENEGYLPEPFTIEDYRKRMSRFDIDGGAVVAASFQGTDTDFLRASLAELGPDWVGVVNLDPDATDEDIADLDRAGVRAIRFNLKRAAGDIVTLTMQALRAYEIAGWHVELYIDGSMLGSLEPVISKLPALSIDHLGMSDECLPYLLDLVDRGVKVKASGFGRVSMNVVTALRRIHAVNPEALMFGSDLPGNRAGRPFRDSDIELIADAIGTDMYRVLENNARACYRLPVRVPPAPEEPTPTLRIRRADLPKPSPGDTLPFPVVE; encoded by the coding sequence GTGTTCGATGCCCATCTCCACATCATCGATCCGCGGTACCCGCTGGTCGAGAACGAGGGCTACCTGCCGGAGCCCTTCACCATCGAGGATTATCGAAAGCGCATGTCCCGCTTCGATATCGACGGTGGTGCGGTGGTGGCCGCGTCGTTCCAGGGCACCGATACCGACTTCCTGCGGGCGTCGCTGGCCGAGCTCGGCCCGGACTGGGTGGGCGTGGTGAACCTGGACCCGGACGCCACCGACGAGGACATCGCCGACCTGGACCGCGCCGGCGTGCGCGCGATCCGGTTCAACCTCAAGCGCGCCGCCGGCGACATCGTGACGCTGACCATGCAGGCCCTGCGCGCCTACGAGATCGCCGGCTGGCATGTCGAGCTGTACATCGACGGGTCCATGCTCGGCTCCCTGGAACCGGTCATCTCGAAGCTGCCGGCGCTGTCGATCGACCATCTCGGCATGTCCGACGAATGCCTGCCGTATCTGCTGGATCTGGTCGATCGGGGCGTCAAGGTGAAGGCGTCCGGATTCGGCCGGGTGTCGATGAACGTCGTCACGGCGCTGCGGCGGATCCACGCGGTCAATCCCGAGGCGCTGATGTTCGGCTCCGATCTGCCGGGCAACCGCGCCGGGCGGCCGTTCCGGGACTCGGATATCGAGCTGATCGCCGACGCCATCGGCACCGACATGTATCGGGTCCTGGAGAACAATGCCCGCGCCTGCTATCGGCTGCCGGTGCGGGTGCCCCCGGCGCCCGAGGAGCCGACGCCCACCCTCCGCATCCGCCGCGCCGACCTGCCGAAACCCTCGCCGGGCGATACGTTGCCGTTCCCGGTGGTCGAATAG
- a CDS encoding MmcQ/YjbR family DNA-binding protein: MTGGVSASPIDETVMGFAFPKEERAALVASEPHKFQMPSASDMRFHWIHADLAALDPAEARELVVDAWRMVVPEKLSRAYDLAHPHGPV, encoded by the coding sequence GTGACGGGCGGGGTGTCGGCTTCGCCGATCGACGAGACCGTGATGGGCTTCGCGTTTCCCAAGGAGGAGCGAGCGGCGCTCGTCGCGAGCGAGCCGCACAAGTTTCAGATGCCGTCGGCATCGGATATGCGCTTCCACTGGATCCACGCCGACCTCGCGGCCCTGGACCCGGCCGAGGCCCGTGAACTCGTCGTCGATGCTTGGCGCATGGTCGTCCCCGAGAAACTCTCCCGCGCTTACGATCTCGCTCATCCCCACGGGCCTGTCTGA
- a CDS encoding LuxR family transcriptional regulator — MARNWPMIERGNELESIRAALTGTDFVGAVLTGDAGVGKTTLARQATAAVGGNVRWVAGTESARSIPLGVFAHMVGVYTAHDPVTFMAAAREALLADGHTIIGVDDAHLLDQLSATLLLQLAIDKAAHIVCTVRSGVPVPDAVTSLWKDGHLLRIDLSPFTERQSVELVENMLGGQLEGFTANLMWESSGGNALFLRHLVEGALEAGSLKQVNGVWQLRGRAAVTSELAALLEDRVEQLPEDVLRVLELLTFCEPIDLDVLAELAGEESVESAESRGVIRIVSLTDNAHQLLVRYNHPLFGEVIRRRLGIASARRLRGRLYSSLRERPIKSASDRIRLAELALDSDKSADLELFEAASADAIGLANIPLGERFARAAVERRGGVESADLLARALLYQGHRIEAERTLASFDPDQLNELQLVRWGSTRVANLLWSMGDADRADEVLALVRGKVDHPKLRLTLQGLASACAVNENRLEDAFIDAEKVMSDDESPPWAVWWASFGGGLALALMGRGEAARKYAARGHEVESHIDGLNRFMSAHAEVLALTFTGDLESARRCASAYFGYSSPGQYLAWGLSKILQGTVDVAQGRFPDGVENLEQALAALTAEGAAAWMYPARVRLAEAYSALGRAAEAKETIAEADRRGGRHSAIYEAQLDIARAWQAAAEGTVTPAVRLAIAAADAAARSNQHAIEAMALHTAARFGDHSVAGRLADIAARIDGRLVQAQARHAVAVASNDGPGLDTAAAEFETIGSLLSAADAAAQAASAHERSGDRRRLLESAATANRLAAACGGASTPALRQSAQPLPLTAREREIANLVAAGLTNRQIADRLTVSVRTVEGHLYRACIKLDVTDREALAELMRGEPPSGKQRN, encoded by the coding sequence ATGGCTCGGAACTGGCCGATGATCGAACGCGGAAACGAACTCGAGTCGATCCGCGCGGCTCTCACCGGCACGGATTTCGTCGGCGCCGTGCTGACGGGGGATGCCGGCGTAGGGAAGACGACGCTGGCCCGACAGGCGACGGCCGCCGTGGGCGGCAACGTCCGGTGGGTGGCCGGCACCGAGTCGGCCCGCAGCATTCCGCTCGGCGTCTTCGCGCACATGGTGGGCGTCTACACCGCGCACGATCCGGTGACGTTCATGGCCGCGGCGCGCGAGGCGCTGCTCGCCGACGGCCACACCATCATCGGCGTCGACGACGCCCACCTGCTCGACCAGTTGTCGGCAACCCTGTTGCTGCAGTTGGCCATCGACAAGGCGGCGCACATCGTGTGCACCGTGCGCAGCGGCGTCCCGGTGCCCGACGCGGTGACATCGCTGTGGAAAGACGGGCACCTGCTACGAATCGACCTGTCCCCCTTCACCGAACGCCAGAGCGTCGAGCTGGTCGAGAATATGCTCGGCGGGCAGCTGGAGGGCTTCACCGCCAACCTGATGTGGGAGTCCTCGGGCGGAAACGCCCTGTTCCTGCGGCATCTGGTGGAGGGCGCGCTGGAGGCCGGATCGCTGAAGCAGGTCAACGGCGTCTGGCAGCTGCGCGGCCGGGCCGCGGTCACCTCGGAACTGGCCGCGCTGCTGGAGGATCGGGTCGAGCAGCTGCCCGAGGACGTGCTGCGGGTCCTGGAACTGCTCACCTTCTGCGAGCCGATCGATCTGGACGTGCTGGCCGAACTGGCCGGCGAGGAATCGGTGGAGTCGGCCGAATCCCGCGGCGTCATCCGGATCGTCAGCCTCACCGACAACGCCCACCAGCTGCTGGTGCGCTACAACCATCCGCTGTTCGGGGAGGTGATCCGGCGGCGGCTGGGCATCGCCTCGGCGCGGCGATTACGCGGCCGGTTGTACTCCTCGCTGCGGGAGCGGCCGATCAAGTCCGCCTCCGATCGCATCCGGCTGGCCGAATTGGCCCTGGACAGTGACAAATCCGCCGATCTGGAGCTGTTCGAGGCGGCCTCCGCCGACGCCATCGGGCTGGCCAACATCCCGCTCGGCGAGCGCTTCGCCCGGGCCGCCGTGGAGCGCCGCGGCGGTGTCGAATCGGCCGACCTGCTCGCCCGCGCGCTGCTGTACCAGGGCCATCGGATCGAGGCCGAGCGCACCCTGGCCAGTTTCGATCCCGATCAGCTGAACGAACTGCAACTGGTCCGCTGGGGCAGCACCCGGGTGGCGAACCTGTTGTGGTCCATGGGCGATGCCGACCGCGCCGACGAGGTGCTGGCGCTGGTCCGCGGCAAGGTCGACCATCCGAAGCTGCGACTGACGTTGCAGGGCTTGGCCTCCGCGTGCGCGGTGAACGAGAACCGGCTGGAGGACGCGTTCATCGACGCCGAGAAGGTGATGTCGGACGACGAATCGCCGCCGTGGGCGGTGTGGTGGGCCTCGTTCGGAGGTGGCCTGGCGCTGGCGCTGATGGGCCGCGGCGAGGCCGCCCGCAAGTACGCCGCGCGCGGGCACGAGGTGGAGTCCCACATCGACGGCCTGAACCGGTTCATGTCCGCGCACGCCGAGGTGCTGGCGCTGACCTTCACCGGCGATCTGGAGTCCGCGCGGCGGTGCGCCTCCGCGTATTTCGGCTACTCCTCGCCCGGGCAGTATCTGGCGTGGGGGCTGTCGAAGATCTTGCAGGGCACGGTCGATGTGGCCCAGGGCCGCTTCCCCGACGGCGTCGAGAACCTCGAGCAGGCCCTGGCCGCGCTCACCGCCGAGGGCGCCGCCGCGTGGATGTACCCGGCGAGAGTCCGCCTGGCCGAGGCGTATTCCGCGCTGGGCCGTGCCGCCGAGGCCAAGGAGACCATCGCCGAGGCCGATCGCCGCGGCGGCCGGCACTCGGCGATATACGAGGCGCAACTCGATATCGCGCGCGCCTGGCAGGCGGCGGCCGAGGGCACCGTCACTCCGGCGGTCCGGCTGGCCATCGCGGCCGCCGACGCCGCGGCCCGCTCCAATCAGCACGCCATCGAGGCGATGGCGCTGCACACCGCGGCCCGGTTCGGCGACCACTCCGTAGCGGGGCGGCTCGCCGATATCGCCGCCCGCATCGACGGCCGGCTGGTGCAGGCGCAGGCCCGGCACGCGGTGGCGGTCGCCTCCAACGACGGTCCCGGACTGGATACCGCCGCAGCGGAATTCGAGACGATCGGCTCGCTGCTGTCGGCGGCCGACGCGGCGGCGCAGGCGGCCTCGGCGCACGAGCGCTCCGGCGATCGCCGCCGGCTGCTGGAGTCGGCCGCGACCGCGAACCGGCTGGCCGCGGCGTGCGGCGGGGCCAGCACCCCCGCACTGCGGCAGTCCGCGCAGCCGCTCCCGCTGACGGCCCGCGAACGCGAGATCGCGAACCTGGTGGCGGCGGGCCTGACCAACCGGCAGATCGCCGACCGGCTCACCGTCTCGGTGCGCACGGTGGAGGGCCACCTGTATCGGGCCTGCATCAAGCTGGACGTGACCGATCGCGAGGCACTGGCGGAACTGATGCGGGGCGAGCCGCCGAGCGGCAAGCAGCGCAACTGA
- a CDS encoding HAD-IIA family hydrolase, whose amino-acid sequence MDGVLVHEDHLVPGADRFLAELRAAEIPFLVLTNNSIRTPRDLQARLRHTGLDIPAEAIWTSALATATFLDEQRPGGTAYVVGESGLTTALHEIGYVLTDSDPDYVVLGETRTYSFEAITTAIRLVERGARFIATNPDATGPSREGLLPATGSVAALITRATGRDPYYVGKPNPLMMRSALRRIGAHSQSAVMIGDRMDTDVIAGLEAGMRTILVTSGISTKESVEHYPYRPTTVIDSVADLVGHTSNPFSV is encoded by the coding sequence ATGGACGGGGTGCTGGTACACGAGGACCATCTGGTGCCGGGCGCCGACAGGTTCCTGGCCGAACTGCGCGCCGCGGAGATCCCGTTCCTGGTGCTGACCAACAACTCCATCCGCACCCCGCGCGACCTGCAGGCCCGGCTGCGGCACACCGGCCTGGACATTCCGGCGGAGGCGATCTGGACCTCGGCGCTGGCCACCGCGACATTCCTCGACGAGCAGCGCCCCGGCGGCACCGCCTACGTGGTCGGCGAGTCCGGGCTGACCACGGCGCTGCACGAAATCGGCTACGTGCTGACCGACAGCGACCCGGACTACGTGGTCCTCGGCGAGACCCGCACCTACTCCTTCGAGGCGATCACCACCGCCATCCGGCTGGTCGAGCGCGGTGCCCGGTTCATCGCCACCAATCCGGATGCGACCGGCCCGTCCCGCGAGGGCCTGCTGCCCGCGACGGGTTCCGTCGCCGCCCTCATCACCCGCGCCACCGGCCGCGACCCGTACTACGTCGGCAAGCCGAACCCGCTGATGATGCGCTCGGCATTGCGCCGCATCGGCGCGCACTCCCAGTCGGCGGTGATGATCGGCGACCGCATGGACACCGACGTGATCGCCGGCCTGGAGGCGGGCATGCGCACGATCCTGGTCACCTCGGGCATCTCCACGAAGGAGTCCGTGGAGCACTATCCGTACCGCCCGACGACGGTCATCGACTCCGTCGCGGACCTGGTCGGCCACACTTCGAACCCGTTCTCGGTCTGA
- a CDS encoding O-succinylhomoserine sulfhydrylase produces MITGGAFDKPLPDGVGSATLGVRGGLRRSGFEETSEALYLSSGFVYESAEAAEAAFTGDVEHFVYSRYGNPTVAMFEERMRLLEGAEACFATASGMSAVFTSLAALLGTGDRLVAARSLFGSCFVVCNEILPRWGVETVFVDGEDPAQWEEALSKPTRAVFFETPANPMQSLVDVRRVAELAHAAGAKVVLDNVFATPLLQRSLDLGADVVVYSGTKHIDGQGRVLGGAILGTADYIDGPVKHLMRHTGPALSPFNAWTLLKGLETMPLRVGRSAESALRIAEFLEGHPAVSWTKYPFLPSHPQHELATRQMSGGGTVVTFELASLADEGKKRAFEVLNRLRIVDISNNLGDAKTLITHPATTTHRAMGPEGRAAVGITDGVVRISVGLEDVEDLLGDLDQALS; encoded by the coding sequence GTGATCACCGGGGGCGCCTTCGACAAGCCGCTGCCCGACGGCGTCGGCTCGGCGACGCTGGGCGTGCGCGGCGGCCTGCGGCGGTCCGGGTTCGAGGAGACCTCCGAGGCGCTGTATCTGTCCTCCGGGTTCGTGTACGAGAGCGCCGAGGCGGCCGAGGCCGCATTCACCGGCGACGTCGAGCATTTCGTGTACTCGCGCTACGGCAATCCGACGGTCGCCATGTTCGAGGAGCGGATGCGGCTGCTGGAGGGCGCCGAGGCATGCTTCGCGACGGCCAGCGGCATGTCGGCCGTGTTCACCTCGCTCGCGGCGTTACTGGGCACCGGTGACCGGCTGGTGGCCGCGCGCAGCCTGTTCGGCTCCTGTTTCGTGGTGTGCAACGAGATCCTGCCGCGCTGGGGCGTGGAGACCGTCTTCGTCGACGGTGAGGACCCCGCGCAGTGGGAGGAGGCGCTGTCGAAGCCCACCCGGGCGGTGTTCTTCGAGACGCCGGCCAATCCCATGCAGAGCCTGGTGGACGTCCGGCGGGTGGCCGAGCTGGCGCATGCCGCCGGCGCGAAGGTGGTGCTGGACAACGTCTTCGCCACGCCGCTGTTACAGCGCAGCCTGGACCTGGGCGCCGACGTGGTGGTGTATTCGGGCACCAAGCACATCGACGGTCAGGGGCGGGTGCTCGGCGGCGCGATCCTCGGCACGGCCGACTACATCGACGGTCCGGTGAAGCACCTGATGCGGCACACCGGCCCCGCGCTCAGCCCGTTCAACGCCTGGACCCTGCTCAAGGGCCTGGAGACCATGCCGCTGCGGGTGGGCCGGTCGGCCGAGTCGGCGCTGCGGATCGCGGAGTTCCTGGAGGGGCATCCGGCGGTGTCGTGGACGAAATACCCGTTCCTGCCGTCCCATCCGCAACACGAGCTGGCCACGCGGCAGATGTCGGGCGGCGGCACCGTGGTCACCTTCGAGCTGGCGTCGCTCGCGGACGAAGGGAAGAAGCGCGCGTTCGAGGTGCTGAACCGGTTGCGCATCGTCGACATCTCCAACAACCTCGGCGATGCCAAGACCCTGATCACGCATCCGGCCACCACCACCCACCGGGCGATGGGGCCGGAAGGCCGTGCGGCCGTGGGGATTACCGACGGCGTGGTACGGATCTCCGTGGGCCTGGAGGACGTCGAGGATCTGCTCGGCGACCTGGATCAGGCGCTGAGCTGA
- a CDS encoding rhodanese-like domain-containing protein — protein MSYAGDITPQQAWDLLRDNPDAVLVDVRTEAEWRFVGVPDTSSLDRPTALIEWVDIAGAPNGRFVDQLKEVLAERDSDGSGPVIFLCRSGQRSQGAAAASTAAGFAPSYNVLEGFEGPLDADAHRGGAGWRAHGLPWRQS, from the coding sequence GTGAGTTACGCGGGCGATATCACCCCGCAGCAGGCGTGGGATCTGTTGCGCGACAACCCGGACGCGGTGCTGGTGGATGTGCGCACCGAGGCCGAGTGGCGGTTCGTCGGGGTGCCGGACACCAGTTCCCTCGATCGGCCGACCGCGCTGATCGAATGGGTCGACATCGCGGGCGCGCCGAACGGGCGGTTCGTGGATCAGCTGAAAGAGGTGCTCGCCGAGCGCGATTCGGACGGGAGCGGGCCGGTGATCTTCCTGTGCCGGTCCGGTCAGCGCTCGCAGGGCGCCGCGGCGGCCTCGACGGCGGCCGGATTCGCGCCGTCCTACAACGTGCTCGAGGGGTTCGAGGGTCCGCTGGACGCCGACGCTCATCGCGGCGGCGCCGGGTGGCGGGCGCACGGGCTGCCGTGGAGGCAGTCGTGA
- a CDS encoding FAD-dependent oxidoreductase, with protein sequence MTEYSATNPLRIAIVGAGPAGIYAADALMKSDAEVNIDLYERMPAPFGLIRYGVAPDHPRIKGIVAALHKVLDKPQVRLLGNIDYGTDITLTDLRRFYDAVIFSTGANADRALPVPGIDLDGSYGAADFVSWYDGHPDVPRSWPLEAEKVAVLGVGNVALDVARVLAKTGDELLPTEIPPNVYEGLRSNKALEVHVFGRRGPAQAKFTPLELRELDHSPNVEVIVDPADIDYDEGSEAARRHSKQVDMVCNTLEQWAIRDAGDRPHKLFLHFFESPHEIVGEDGKVTGLRTERTELDGTGNVKGTGAYNDWDVRAVYRAVGYLSQNIPQLPFDEQAGTVPNEAGRVLADENADEHAQRFVPATYVTGWIKRGPVGLIGHTKGDANETIACLLDDAAGFTHAPEREPEAVTTWLESKGIPFTTWAGWYRLDAHERSLGEPQGRERVKVVERHEMLAASEPHKA encoded by the coding sequence ATGACGGAATACAGTGCGACCAACCCACTGCGCATTGCGATCGTGGGTGCCGGACCGGCCGGAATCTACGCCGCCGACGCCCTGATGAAGTCCGATGCCGAGGTGAACATCGACCTGTACGAGCGGATGCCGGCCCCGTTCGGGCTGATTCGCTACGGTGTCGCTCCCGACCACCCGCGCATCAAGGGCATCGTCGCCGCGCTGCACAAGGTCCTCGACAAGCCGCAGGTGCGGCTGCTGGGCAATATCGACTACGGCACCGACATCACCCTGACGGATCTGCGCCGGTTCTACGACGCGGTGATCTTCTCCACCGGCGCCAACGCCGACCGCGCGCTGCCGGTGCCGGGCATCGACCTGGACGGCTCCTACGGTGCCGCCGACTTCGTGTCCTGGTACGACGGCCACCCCGACGTGCCGCGGTCCTGGCCGCTGGAGGCGGAGAAGGTCGCGGTCCTCGGCGTCGGCAACGTCGCGCTGGACGTGGCGCGGGTACTGGCCAAGACCGGTGACGAGCTGCTGCCCACGGAGATCCCGCCGAACGTGTACGAGGGCCTGCGCAGCAACAAGGCCCTCGAGGTGCACGTGTTCGGCCGCCGCGGACCCGCGCAGGCCAAGTTCACCCCGCTGGAGCTGCGCGAACTCGACCACTCGCCGAACGTCGAGGTCATCGTCGACCCCGCCGACATCGACTACGACGAGGGCTCGGAGGCCGCGCGCCGGCATTCCAAGCAGGTCGACATGGTCTGCAACACCCTCGAGCAGTGGGCGATCCGCGATGCGGGCGACCGTCCGCACAAGCTGTTCCTGCACTTCTTCGAGTCGCCGCACGAGATCGTCGGCGAGGACGGCAAGGTGACGGGCCTGCGCACCGAGCGCACCGAGCTGGACGGCACCGGCAACGTGAAGGGCACCGGCGCTTACAACGACTGGGACGTGCGGGCGGTCTACCGGGCCGTGGGCTACCTGTCGCAGAACATCCCGCAGCTGCCGTTCGACGAGCAGGCCGGCACGGTCCCGAACGAGGCCGGCCGGGTGCTGGCCGACGAGAACGCCGACGAGCACGCGCAGCGGTTCGTGCCCGCCACCTATGTCACGGGCTGGATCAAGCGCGGCCCGGTCGGCCTGATCGGCCACACCAAGGGCGACGCCAACGAGACCATCGCCTGCCTGCTCGACGACGCCGCCGGCTTCACCCACGCCCCCGAGCGGGAGCCGGAAGCCGTCACGACGTGGCTGGAAAGTAAGGGCATCCCGTTCACCACCTGGGCCGGCTGGTACCGCCTCGACGCCCACGAACGCTCCCTCGGCGAGCCCCAGGGCCGCGAGCGCGTGAAGGTCGTCGAGCGGCACGAGATGCTCGCCGCCAGCGAGCCGCACAAGGCCTGA